A genomic region of Papaver somniferum cultivar HN1 chromosome 7, ASM357369v1, whole genome shotgun sequence contains the following coding sequences:
- the LOC113299219 gene encoding E4 SUMO-protein ligase PIAL2-like isoform X1 — protein sequence MAGVMPQQFTVPFPVPVPAPTTTTSNPNPHDASSLNLLRVAMVMERFKVCLQDATNFNPAEFCGLCLYLARGIDYAVANSEISPRASEMPILFKQVYQHKSDNSLQAAIMLLMISVKGACKSGWFTVRDADELLKLTNELGSLFYSTESIQPESSNASLMISKIMSRYYPQMKMGHILASLEIKPGYGAYGTDFDIPKKLMTEHEKLHLFVARMDNTETSSCIVSPPLVNFLLNGRGVDGRTNMSMDNGPQFPTNVTSMLRYGTNLLQAIGPFDGDYFVAVVVMSVMSSSEVPVLQDYARPLIAAHNSDTDIIEGSSRISINCPISLKHIKTPVKGHLCKHHQCFDYDNFVEINLRRPSWRCPQCSQSVCYTDIRIDQFMAKVLREVGDGVTEVIISTDGSFQPVSENRCQQDMSEESESSKGAGNIVDLTTGVMDTMDPRDTWDMEDRKPAPEILQSFALTSTNATPPLEVNGTHQVQDTAPPVGDIWAGILSACSNSFGMSTGVSDPPADSMMSNVPRDIVALTLDQLSGVSRGGSSRDSSVSMCQDQFSTPTSTRFQPSPIGNPAVQAGVGSALTRNVARIQIAGGNVTEMQQQFSARSSMNHPQYSGTASTAMQPHLLRQDSSQNNINVPSFSSQQIVGLPATTQVPNSHHLHNSNIRVSQSTQLPNMYMGPFTSHFTNQQVPLSTSQPPIIGTPNNFLQRQQSAYQSFPRSTTPPFSTMVPSSHIPQPNIRRGLQGSNSQRVLESSPSIQSRLAVAAQQASSMARVPPVTPVQLGPARMDSNVGEQCTRGTAAGVVQSVSRTEDLVEFLQEQGHPMRRMRGSLAGRVFPAQYVIQPTQGVQPARPPPPILAAQSAVHQPLNYVE from the exons ATGGCTGGGGTTATGCCTCAGCAGTTCACGGTGCCATTTCCGGTTCCGGTTCCGGCACCAACCACCACTACTAGTAATCCGAATCCACACGACGCGTCCTCCTTGAACTTACTTCGTGTTGCAATGGTGATGGAGCGGTTCAAAGTATGCTTGCAGGACGCAACAAACTTCAACCCGGCTGAGTTCTGCGGTCTCTGTCTTTACTTAGCAAG AGGTATTGATTATGCAGTTGCCAACAGCGAGATTTCACCCAGAGCCTCTGAAATGCCTATACTGTTTAAACAA GTGTACCAACATAAAAGTGACAACAGCCTTCAAGCAGcaataatgttgctgatgataTCCGTCAAG GGCGCTTGTAAAAGTGGATGGTTTACGGTCAGGGATGCAGATGAACTTCTTAAGCTCACAAATGAG CTAGGAAGCCTCTTTTATAGTACTGAGAGTATCCAACCTGAATCAAGCAATGCTTCTCTTATGATTTCCAAAATTATGTCCAG ATACTATCCGCAAATGAAGATGGGCCACATTCTTGCTTCTCTTGAAATCAAG CCTGGCTATGGGGCTTATGGAACTGATTTTGATATCCCAAAGAAATTGATGACTGAGCATGAGAAACTA CACTTATTTGTAGCTCGAATGGATAACACGGAGACATCTTCTTGCATCGTTAGTCCTCCTCTAGTAAa CTTTCTGTTGAATGGAAGAGGTGTTGACGGAAGAACTAATATGTCAATG GACAATGGACCTCAGTTTCCAACAAATGTTACTTCAATGCTTAGATATGGAACAAACTTGCTACAAGCTATTGGGCCTTTCGATG GCGATTATTTTGTGGCAGTAGTGGTCATGAGTGTAATGTCATCCTCAGAGGTTCCAGTATTGCAAGATTATGCCAGACCTCTTATAGCTGCACATAATTCAG ACACGGATATAATTGAGGGGTCATCACGAATATCAATCAACTGCCCGATAAG CTTAAAGCACATTAAAACTCCAGTTAAAGGACACCTTTGCAAACATCACCAG TGTTTTGATTATGACAACTTTGTTGAGATAAACTTAAGACGGCCATCTTGGCGCTGTCCTCAATGTAGTCAATCTGTTTGCTACACTGATATACGGATCGATCAGTTCATGGCAAAG GTCCTGAGAGAAGTAGGAGACGGTGTCACTGAAGTTATCATCTCAACAGATGGATCTTTTCAACCTGTCAGTGAAAACAGGTGCCAGCAAGATATGTCAGAGGAGTCTGAATCTTCTAAGGGTGCGGGTAATATTGTGGACCTTACAACAGGAGTAATGGACACTATGGATCCTCGGGATACTTGGGACATGGAAGATAGAAAACCTGCCCCAGAGATTCTTCAAAGTTTTGCACTTACTTCCACGAATGCGACTCCACCTTTGGAAGTTAACGGTACTCATCAGGTTCAGGACACTGCGCCTCCAGTAGGTGATATCTGGGCGGGAATTCTCTCAGCCTGTTCTAACTCTTTTGGAATGTCTACTGGTGTGTCTGATCCTCCTGCCGATTCTATGATGTCAAATGTTCCAAGAGATATTGTTGCTCTAACGCTTGATCAACTAAGTGGGGTTTCCCGTGGTGGATCGTCTCGAGATAGCAGTGTATCTATGTGtcaagatcaattttcaacacCAACTAGTACACGGTTTCAACCTTCTCCAATTGGAAATCCAGCTGTCCAGGCTGGTGTTGGGTCAGCATTAACCAGAAATGTTGCTAGAATACAGATAGCAG GTGGAAATGTCACAGAAATGCAACAACAGTTTAGTGCTAGGTCTTCTATGAATCATCCCCAATATTCTGGTACGGCTTCAACTGCAATGCAGCCTCATTTGCTCAGACAG GACTCATCCCAGAATAATATAAACGTTCCGAGCTTCTCATCCCAGCAAATTGTTGGCCTTCCTGCAACCACCCAAGTACCAAATTCTCATCACCTACATAATTCGAACATCAGAGTTTCACAATCCACACAACTTCCTAACATGTATATGGGACCATTTACTTCTCATTTTACAAATCAACAGGTTCCGCTATCCACATCACAGCCTCCAATTATTGGAACTCCTAATAATTTCTTACAGCGTCAACAGTCCGCATACCAAAGTTTCCCTCGATCCACAACACCACCATTTAGCACAATGGTACCATCCTCTCATATCCCTCAACCCAACATTCGACGAGGTTTACAAGGCAGTAACAGCCAACGCGTGTTGGAAAGCTCACCGAGCATTCAATCTCGTCTTGCTGTTGCTGCTCAACAAGCTTCCAGCATGGCAAGAGTACCACCAGTTACACCGGTTCAATTGGGACCAGCTAGAATGGATTCAAATGTTGGTGAGCAATGTACAAGAGGGACCGCAGCAGGAGTGGTGCAATCTGTCTCCAGAACAGAAGACTTGGTGGAGTTCTTACAAGAGCAAGGCCACCCCATGAGACGAATGAGGGGAAGTTTGGCTGGTCGGGTTTTTCCCGCCCAGTACGTTATACAGCCAACTCAAGGAGTTCAACCTGCCAGACCACCACCACCTATCCTAGCAGCTCAATCTGCAGTTCATCAACCGCTGAATTATGTCGAATGA
- the LOC113299219 gene encoding E4 SUMO-protein ligase PIAL1-like isoform X2, which produces MQMNFLSSQMRYYPQMKMGHILASLEIKPGYGAYGTDFDIPKKLMTEHEKLHLFVARMDNTETSSCIVSPPLVNFLLNGRGVDGRTNMSMDNGPQFPTNVTSMLRYGTNLLQAIGPFDGDYFVAVVVMSVMSSSEVPVLQDYARPLIAAHNSDTDIIEGSSRISINCPISLKHIKTPVKGHLCKHHQCFDYDNFVEINLRRPSWRCPQCSQSVCYTDIRIDQFMAKVLREVGDGVTEVIISTDGSFQPVSENRCQQDMSEESESSKGAGNIVDLTTGVMDTMDPRDTWDMEDRKPAPEILQSFALTSTNATPPLEVNGTHQVQDTAPPVGDIWAGILSACSNSFGMSTGVSDPPADSMMSNVPRDIVALTLDQLSGVSRGGSSRDSSVSMCQDQFSTPTSTRFQPSPIGNPAVQAGVGSALTRNVARIQIAGGNVTEMQQQFSARSSMNHPQYSGTASTAMQPHLLRQDSSQNNINVPSFSSQQIVGLPATTQVPNSHHLHNSNIRVSQSTQLPNMYMGPFTSHFTNQQVPLSTSQPPIIGTPNNFLQRQQSAYQSFPRSTTPPFSTMVPSSHIPQPNIRRGLQGSNSQRVLESSPSIQSRLAVAAQQASSMARVPPVTPVQLGPARMDSNVGEQCTRGTAAGVVQSVSRTEDLVEFLQEQGHPMRRMRGSLAGRVFPAQYVIQPTQGVQPARPPPPILAAQSAVHQPLNYVE; this is translated from the exons ATGCAGATGAACTTCTTAAGCTCACAAATGAG ATACTATCCGCAAATGAAGATGGGCCACATTCTTGCTTCTCTTGAAATCAAG CCTGGCTATGGGGCTTATGGAACTGATTTTGATATCCCAAAGAAATTGATGACTGAGCATGAGAAACTA CACTTATTTGTAGCTCGAATGGATAACACGGAGACATCTTCTTGCATCGTTAGTCCTCCTCTAGTAAa CTTTCTGTTGAATGGAAGAGGTGTTGACGGAAGAACTAATATGTCAATG GACAATGGACCTCAGTTTCCAACAAATGTTACTTCAATGCTTAGATATGGAACAAACTTGCTACAAGCTATTGGGCCTTTCGATG GCGATTATTTTGTGGCAGTAGTGGTCATGAGTGTAATGTCATCCTCAGAGGTTCCAGTATTGCAAGATTATGCCAGACCTCTTATAGCTGCACATAATTCAG ACACGGATATAATTGAGGGGTCATCACGAATATCAATCAACTGCCCGATAAG CTTAAAGCACATTAAAACTCCAGTTAAAGGACACCTTTGCAAACATCACCAG TGTTTTGATTATGACAACTTTGTTGAGATAAACTTAAGACGGCCATCTTGGCGCTGTCCTCAATGTAGTCAATCTGTTTGCTACACTGATATACGGATCGATCAGTTCATGGCAAAG GTCCTGAGAGAAGTAGGAGACGGTGTCACTGAAGTTATCATCTCAACAGATGGATCTTTTCAACCTGTCAGTGAAAACAGGTGCCAGCAAGATATGTCAGAGGAGTCTGAATCTTCTAAGGGTGCGGGTAATATTGTGGACCTTACAACAGGAGTAATGGACACTATGGATCCTCGGGATACTTGGGACATGGAAGATAGAAAACCTGCCCCAGAGATTCTTCAAAGTTTTGCACTTACTTCCACGAATGCGACTCCACCTTTGGAAGTTAACGGTACTCATCAGGTTCAGGACACTGCGCCTCCAGTAGGTGATATCTGGGCGGGAATTCTCTCAGCCTGTTCTAACTCTTTTGGAATGTCTACTGGTGTGTCTGATCCTCCTGCCGATTCTATGATGTCAAATGTTCCAAGAGATATTGTTGCTCTAACGCTTGATCAACTAAGTGGGGTTTCCCGTGGTGGATCGTCTCGAGATAGCAGTGTATCTATGTGtcaagatcaattttcaacacCAACTAGTACACGGTTTCAACCTTCTCCAATTGGAAATCCAGCTGTCCAGGCTGGTGTTGGGTCAGCATTAACCAGAAATGTTGCTAGAATACAGATAGCAG GTGGAAATGTCACAGAAATGCAACAACAGTTTAGTGCTAGGTCTTCTATGAATCATCCCCAATATTCTGGTACGGCTTCAACTGCAATGCAGCCTCATTTGCTCAGACAG GACTCATCCCAGAATAATATAAACGTTCCGAGCTTCTCATCCCAGCAAATTGTTGGCCTTCCTGCAACCACCCAAGTACCAAATTCTCATCACCTACATAATTCGAACATCAGAGTTTCACAATCCACACAACTTCCTAACATGTATATGGGACCATTTACTTCTCATTTTACAAATCAACAGGTTCCGCTATCCACATCACAGCCTCCAATTATTGGAACTCCTAATAATTTCTTACAGCGTCAACAGTCCGCATACCAAAGTTTCCCTCGATCCACAACACCACCATTTAGCACAATGGTACCATCCTCTCATATCCCTCAACCCAACATTCGACGAGGTTTACAAGGCAGTAACAGCCAACGCGTGTTGGAAAGCTCACCGAGCATTCAATCTCGTCTTGCTGTTGCTGCTCAACAAGCTTCCAGCATGGCAAGAGTACCACCAGTTACACCGGTTCAATTGGGACCAGCTAGAATGGATTCAAATGTTGGTGAGCAATGTACAAGAGGGACCGCAGCAGGAGTGGTGCAATCTGTCTCCAGAACAGAAGACTTGGTGGAGTTCTTACAAGAGCAAGGCCACCCCATGAGACGAATGAGGGGAAGTTTGGCTGGTCGGGTTTTTCCCGCCCAGTACGTTATACAGCCAACTCAAGGAGTTCAACCTGCCAGACCACCACCACCTATCCTAGCAGCTCAATCTGCAGTTCATCAACCGCTGAATTATGTCGAATGA